Below is a genomic region from Rhododendron vialii isolate Sample 1 chromosome 5a, ASM3025357v1.
TCATCCCCACAGATCGACAACAAGCCAGGAATGATTTTAGACATTCCCAAGACCGTCAACTGCAGGAAAAATAACACAACAGCCATGGGATTAGATTAAAACAGaaatatcatcatcatcatagaGATCACAAGTTACTGAAGAAGGCCTCTTCTGGTCGCGAAGAGCCCGGAGTTGAGGTTTCAGTGTGAGAACTTCACAGAAACAGGGAGATGGGAGATGCGACACGGGGTGAAAGTGGAGTGTTGTAATCTTCAAGTCACATTAGTAGATTGAACTATCAGGAACAAGCACACTGCTAAAGCACGCATACCTGGTATGGAAAGGGAGTGTCGTAATCTTCAAGTCGCAATATTGAAACTAGACTCCCCTGCAGTCTCTTTAATGCCTCGATCGTTTTTCTCTTTTCGGAATTAGAGACAAGAACGCCACTATGGTATGCTCTGTTGTTTTTATTCTCTGGGTCCATTTCCAACTTCTTGAACGTCGCCGAATGTTTGAGTTCCATTGAATCCCAATGACCAATTCCCCTTTTGCTGTAGAACTTATTCACCGTCTTGTTGTTGCCCTTATTTTTCTTCGAATTGGCAAACACATGATCAGATAAATGCTCATTCGTAAATCCTTCCTCCTTCTTTACTAATTTTTCCTGGTGAATCATAAATGTTTCCTTCGACCGGGCCTCGAAGTCGTCAAATGCCTTTGAATTGGCGACGAGAAGCGCTGTCGTCGTCCGCTTGGTTGGCTTCCCGCCACCGTTGACGGTAATCGAGCTCTTCTGAATCTCCGGCGACGGAACGAGCAAGGGGTTTCTGCGTCGCGAGAGAAGGCTTCCTAACGTCCACGCCTTTGCAGTAGTTCCCTGCGATCTCCCCTTGCGCTCATGCGACACCAATGCAATCTTAAGGCTCTCCACTACTTCAGCCATTGTAGGCCTTTTCTTTGGTTGATTATGTAAACACTTGTTGGCAAGTTCGGCAAAGTACTTAAGACTATGTCGTGTTGTGTCACCACTCAGAGAGGGATCAATGATTCTGTCAAGCTTTCCCTTTTTGATGTTCTTTAATGCCCAATGAACTAGACTAATTTGCTCCTCGGAGAGTCGTTGATCTATTGATGGCCGACAACACAAGACTTCCAACAACACCACGCCGAAAGCATAAACGTCAGATTTCTTGGTTAGTCGACAGGTCTTGAAGTAATCTGGATCCAAATATCCAAAAGTTCCTTTGACGCATGTGCTAACGTGGGTTGCTGTAAGGGTAGTAGTGCTTTTAGATATTCCTAAATCAGAAACCTTTGCTACCAAATGATCGTCCAACAAAATGTTTGCACTCTTCACGTCTCGGTGTATGATACCGTGTAAGGTACCATGAAGGTAGTCGAGTCCACGTGCAGCGTCGAGGCAAATGTTGAGCCTCTGCTCCCATGTTAGGTGAGATCTACTTCCACCGCTTTCTTTTCTAGTACTTGTTTTGTAAAGATGACTGGCGAGAGTCCCCCGAGCTATATAGTCGTAAACAATAATCATCTCCTGATTCTCGTCGCAATAACCGATGAGCGAAACGAGATTATTATGCCGCAACTTTGAAAGCAACTTTAACTCCGTCCAAAATTCTTCAGCACCTTGATTGGACTCGGCACTCAACCGCTTTATGGCAACAACGGTGGTTGAAGCACCATCGTCAATGCTCGCTTTGTATACCTTACCAAATCCCCCAGTTCCAGTAACTAATGCATCGTCAAAGTCATTAGTCGCTTTTAATATGTGACACAGCGGAATAAAACGACAAGAATCCTTCAATTGATCCACGCCACCATCAATTGCTCCTGCTTGATCAAAGGGATTAGGAAATGGAGAGGCACGCGGAATCTCACCCATGTAAGTGGGCAAGTCTCCCGCTTGAACAAAGGGATTCTTCTCCATCTCTGAAGCTGATGAGAGAGATTGAATAATTCCGCTAGCTCCTGCGATCGTGGACGTTGAATCGATCCCGGACCCTGCCTGGATCTCCTGGAAGGCTTGAATACGAAGGTGACGGGTCATCGCTACCAGATATCAGAGAGATTGAGAATAATCGCGGGCTTCATTTTTTcagtaactcttttttttttttgggaaagggGTTTGATTTTAGAAGGAGGAGTTTTTGTTTATGTGTGTTTTGCGATGAGCCCTTTGGGTTCTTTTACCCGCGAACCCTTTCTGTAGGGTGGGGTCAGCGCCAACCAGGCAATCATGAACGACGACGAGCCTTTAAAGGGCTCTTTGACATTAAATGAACAATGGTATCacgtgggaaaaaaaaaaacaaagaaatatgtACAGTGAGGCTCACTCCCGTGGCCACAACCCTGTGAATAGAGCTTAGTATAGAGCTTGGAATATATCTGAGAAAATTTTGTAGCTAGAAGTAGTTAGGTCTGGTTCTTTGtatttgtttctgttttgtCTCCAGTTTTTGGTGGACTGTTTGTTTTGATGGGGGTATGCCCCtaagtttttgtgtttttcgtttcctttttggtaataaaatctctttttaccaaaaaaaaatctaaattgtttattaattttaaaataattatttcaatgatcccaaaaaaaaaagtacttcttccgttccaaaatgtttgtcctaTCCGTAAAacggggtgttaaaaataatacaatttttgcaagaaaaaatcaaaagtttttta
It encodes:
- the LOC131325760 gene encoding uncharacterized protein LOC131325760 translates to MTRHLRIQAFQEIQAGSGIDSTSTIAGASGIIQSLSSASEMEKNPFVQAGDLPTYMGEIPRASPFPNPFDQAGAIDGGVDQLKDSCRFIPLCHILKATNDFDDALVTGTGGFGKVYKASIDDGASTTVVAIKRLSAESNQGAEEFWTELKLLSKLRHNNLVSLIGYCDENQEMIIVYDYIARGTLASHLYKTSTRKESGGSRSHLTWEQRLNICLDAARGLDYLHGTLHGIIHRDVKSANILLDDHLVAKVSDLGISKSTTTLTATHVSTCVKGTFGYLDPDYFKTCRLTKKSDVYAFGVVLLEVLCCRPSIDQRLSEEQISLVHWALKNIKKGKLDRIIDPSLSGDTTRHSLKYFAELANKCLHNQPKKRPTMAEVVESLKIALVSHERKGRSQGTTAKAWTLGSLLSRRRNPLLVPSPEIQKSSITVNGGGKPTKRTTTALLVANSKAFDDFEARSKETFMIHQEKLVKKEEGFTNEHLSDHVFANSKKNKGNNKTVNKFYSKRGIGHWDSMELKHSATFKKLEMDPENKNNRAYHSGVLVSNSEKRKTIEALKRLQGSLVSILRLEDYDTPFPYQLTVLGMSKIIPGLLSICGDEQIIKPTTNHIHIDRVDEALLRPLNFDLYIHKSSPQPKALPDGGEIVLLDSSKQKPSVDFDAINNRAYQSDILVSRRQCMPEGVLSLVDSTTRISSMYFDAPDNSAHLVRAYQSGPIVFNSEKIDAGEGLNRECLSKSALSSDDSTKPRSLPDFDATENKAAKVYTRQGRGCWDSMGFEQRTTLEELGMDPENEGIISDLLRFVRDKEELYKEAGKDWKKGYLLYDSPGTDRSSLIAAMANFLEFDIYDLDLTGLTSISELTNVLVSIRNRSLIAIKDFDLWFAMLPNLKNELTCSGLLKIIHGLLLSCGDERIIILTTNHDHIDSVDAALLRSLNIDLYIHTSSPQPKALPQGGEIVLLDSSEQKPSVDFYPTNNKAYWSDVLVPNSKDENTREASRRQCMPVRVLSLVDLTERISSMDFDASNNRVHLVRAYQSGPVVFNSEKKDMGEVSRECLTKSVLCLDDSSKQKSLSDLAVTGKKIHLVRAYQSGSVVSLSDDKNRGEVLKRECISKSILGLEDLQQHSGGRRDAAAKSFC